Part of the Capsicum annuum cultivar UCD-10X-F1 chromosome 12, UCD10Xv1.1, whole genome shotgun sequence genome is shown below.
ACACGTTTGGTAAAGAGTCTAAGGCCAACTTCGGTTTAAATGGTAAATTCTTTTATAATCAGTGTGTAGTAGTCCTCCCTTTGTGCATAGCACTTGCTTTGATACACAATGCTAATAAGTCTGAACGATTCAAATTACAGTGCATTTGTTTGTATGGTGCACAACCAGAATACTTTTCGATGATTGCATCTTCTTTTATGATATCAGAGAGAAAAGGGAATTGAGGCATCAAGGACAATTAGAAACTAGATTAATTGATATTTCTTCATAAAATAGCTAGAGGAACTGAAAACTAGTGTTAATCTGGAACATCTTGCTGAGTCATTGTCTATGAAGTGTGTAAAATTACAGTAGACCTTGGTTCAAATCATAgcagagaaaaaaaaatttctatccGCCTAAGCCTCAGCAGATAGTTACCGAGGATGTGTTGGTGGGAGATAGCATGTACTCGTGTAATGGCTGAGGTGTGTGCAGTGAGGCTCAAACACCACTCTTATTTTTGTAAAAGGTAAGGTGATACTCTTATTTAGAAAAAGAAGATCAAAGCATTGGATTCAATGAGGGAACTGATAAGCAGTGAAAATTTCATCTCTGAGGAACCAAGTTTCATGCTGAGTTGGATGAGATTCTTTACATGATCTCTCTTTTGGATGACTACAATATCAGATTGGATGCTATGTCAGATTGCTGAAATGTAAAAACAGTCTAtgtaattattgatttttttggcTGCATCCCGAAGATAATAACtgttgagagaaagaatatggtCCAAACAGATTGAACCTTAGAGGACAAGGCATGTGTCATTGCCTACTAGCATGTCATTTTATTAGAAATTTGAGATATAATGAAGGAGTAATCTGTCAATTCCTTCCACCAAAGTTTGAGCATTGGGAGGGGCTTTTGTCTAATGTCATGTTGCGTGTATTTCAGAGAAGATTGGAGCTAAGGACTAAGGAATTAAAGGAATACATGCCAGTGAGCTTCGCAGATAGGTTCTACTAAAATCCTCGCAAAAAGGCTAAGAAGGTAACTTGGAAGCTAGTACCTGACACTTGGTTAGCTTTCATCAAAGGTAAGCAACTCTTAAATGCAACCATTGTAGAATGTGTAGTAATGCCAGGATGCGAAAATAAGATTCTTTCCATCAAAAAGGGCTCAGCCAAGGTGACCAGGCAGAATGCTCAATCACATCAGGTTGGTTAACTGATTGAAGGACTTGTCTGGAAAGGATGGAGGAAGGGGTAGTTCACAATGAAATTCTACTACAAATGGGCTATCATCTTACAGAATATCTCCACCTTGCTGTCCCCAGGAAAAAAGGGATTTAATTAAGGTTGCACAATTTTCGTTCAAGGTCTATTTTAGTCCTAAACAACTTGCAGAAAGGACTCTCTATTTGCAGCAGATGCGTTTTGTGTGAAGAAGAATCTGAGGATGTCAATTATTTCTTTTTGTGTTGCgccccggaccctgcgcatagcgggagcttagtgcaccgggctgcccccTTTTTTCCAGCTGGAAGATTTGGCATCTGTATTTGACCTTCTTCAAGCTTAAATGGATGACTTCAAAGACTACCTCTAAGTTTCCTTAATGTTGGATCAGAAGGCTGTAGAAAGAAGCAAAACCATTATGCAACACCATCCCCGCTTGCAGCTGGTGGGTAGTCTGTAGGTAAAGGAATTCTGGAACCAAATGTTTTGAAGGCAATCAGAATGTGTAGTTTAAAAAGGACAAATGTGATTTTTGCTAGCCCTTTGATGTGACATGCACACATTTGAGAGGCTCTTCTAGAATTCCACAATTCCCTGAGGCGCTGAGTTTTTACATCAACAGCTGTGTGCAATGCCACTTTTTGTGCTCAGATACATCATTGGAAGTCTTTGCTTAGTTATCAAAACAAGTTAGAAGATAAAAACCATTTTACGTAAATCTAGAAGCAGAAAAGCACATgtttttgaaggattttttttttccatttttgaccTTTGTGAAGTTTAACATGAATCTTTTCCACGTTCTGAAAAAAGAGAACTTGAACCTTTTCAATTAGAAAAAACCTTGTTCTCTATTATATATTTTCACTCGGTTATGTAGTCATTAGTTGTTATTCTGGGATAGGCTCTTGGTCATTGAATACCGGTTGTGTGTTGcacttttaaaaatattcattGTGTAATACTCTACCTTCATTTAGGTGCTTTTTCCTATTCTTATATCTGTCGTCATTATTTTTTCCAATGTGTTTCCAATAGCTAGATTCTCTTTAAATATGTCACTGTATGTGGTTTATTCTGCTTTCCTTCTTCTTTTGGGTTTGCGGTTGGGGGGTGGGGTTGGTATTTGTTAGTTGGATTGATTATCTTTATCTTGCACATATTGATTTGTCATTGCCTTTTCTCAGTTCTGAGGATGGAGCAAGATGTTGAAAAGTTCATCAGGGATCCTGGTCGACAACAGATGGAATTCCAACAGCTGCCTACTTCCTATTTGCGACTGGCTGCTCACCGTGTGGCACAACACTATTCACTACAGTCAATGGTTTTGTTGGACAATAGTTTACCGGATGGCTCGGGTTCCAGAATTATTGTGCGCAAGACTTCTGAATGTCGGATGCCTTTGATTCGCTTGGCTGACATTCCAGTGAATTTGCCTCAAGGAGATACTGGTGTGGTTAAGGTTGCCATAAAGCAGAGGCCACAGAAAGGTTCACATTTAGCAAGTGGGTTGAATTCAAATTCATCGAAAGGAAATTCTGCTAAAAGTGTTGAGGAAAGAAAGGAGGAATATAATAGGGCTCGAGCACGTATTTTTAACTCTAATAGTTTAAGTGGGAGCTCCAACTTAAAACCTGAAACTGAATCAAGGTCACAGGATACTTTCCAGTATGGTCCAATGGGCATACCACAGTTGGAAGAAAAAGCCAGTCCAGTTGGCGTTTCTGATTTGAATGCTGGACGGGGTCTGATTGATTCTTCAACAAGTAGCAGTAGATCAGCTAGAAGTAGAACAGAAAAGGAGCCAGTTAATAGGTCTAAATCTTATAATAAGGTGGCTATCTTTCGTGATCGGGAAATTGATCGGAAGGACCCTGATTATGACAGGAACTATGACAGGTCTTTCTTAGTTCTCTGCTGTTTTGTGAATATGCTGTAAAGTAACCCTTCCCCTCAGTTTGTGTTCTGTGTATGTATTGGTGGTTCAGTCACGTGGTATCCTTTTAACATGGATTGAGCGGATAGTTTACTTCTTCTCTGATTGCGTCTATGTTAGTAACTCTGTATATGAATGTTCTACAAAATCTTCATCCCTATTAAGATTTACTGACCAATCTGGATAAATGCTTGTCTATGGTCATGATTGTTCTAGAATGTTTAGTGTTACACTAAGAGCGATTTGAAGTATATGTTGGATCTGTGATTCTTTTATTACGTGTCTGACTTATGAAGCTCTACCACCTTTGTACTCTTTGCTTTTCGTATAggttcctctttttttttttcctttgtgggGTGGGTGAGGGGTGGGTGTTGAATGGAACAAGAAGTTTGGGGTATAGTATGCATTTTGGATGCAT
Proteins encoded:
- the LOC107850819 gene encoding R3H domain-containing protein 2 isoform X2, which produces MEGSVTDDLGAPPESWEVADLDASTGGGGGGGSGSVSSEDVVNTVDQFLREALQNPRERLSVLRMEQDVEKFIRDPGRQQMEFQQLPTSYLRLAAHRVAQHYSLQSMVLLDNSLPDGSGSRIIVRKTSECRMPLIRLADIPVNLPQGDTGVVKVAIKQRPQKGSHLASGLNSNSSKGNSAKSVEERKEEYNRARARIFNSNSLSGSSNLKPETESRSQDTFQYGPMGIPQLEEKASPVGVSDLNAGRGLIDSSTSSSRSARSRTEKEPVNRSKSYNKVAIFRDREIDRKDPDYDRNYDRYMQRFDPGFGFTGGPYTIQPMYAPAINYNTEFPQLGSALRSPISAENQPRPLPQHLPGPWATPTPGIGYGPAESMMPPPFNHNHVSARSSSAIYLHSTQYPCQRPGMTFIHPHEQVHQPFSQSHQLQPDGFGLARPR